The proteins below are encoded in one region of Pseudobacteriovorax antillogorgiicola:
- the nadA gene encoding quinolinate synthase NadA, with product MTTVEETYQRLKSKMADLIPDFELQEKAKLIHEINRLKVEKNAVILGHNYMEPALYHGVADYTGDSLELCHRAKEADKDVIVFCGVEFMAETAKILNPDRKVLIPSKKAGCSLASSITAADVRQLKEKYPGVPVVTYINTYADVKAETDVCCTSGNAAKVVASLDSDKVIFIPDEYLARNVARETGKTIIFPDTHMASATGQESIEKVFIGWHGKCEVHDLFTVQDIESVRSQYPDVVVLAHPECPPEVAQAADFSGSTSAMIKYVKEVNAPRYLLLTECSMADNIIAETNDKDILRLCSHRCPHMAQITLEDTKLALEELHYEVTVPEDVAAKAKLSIDRMMEIN from the coding sequence ATGACTACCGTTGAAGAAACCTATCAAAGACTAAAATCAAAAATGGCAGATCTTATTCCTGACTTTGAGCTTCAGGAAAAGGCAAAGTTGATTCATGAAATCAACCGCTTGAAGGTAGAAAAGAATGCCGTCATTCTAGGCCATAACTATATGGAACCAGCCCTCTACCATGGCGTAGCCGATTATACCGGTGACTCCCTAGAACTCTGTCACCGCGCAAAAGAGGCTGATAAGGATGTGATAGTCTTCTGCGGCGTCGAATTCATGGCTGAGACCGCAAAGATTTTAAACCCCGATCGTAAGGTTCTGATACCCTCGAAAAAGGCCGGCTGCTCACTGGCGTCCTCGATTACGGCTGCCGATGTTCGCCAGCTGAAAGAGAAGTATCCAGGGGTGCCAGTGGTTACCTATATCAACACCTATGCTGATGTGAAGGCTGAAACCGATGTTTGCTGTACTTCAGGCAATGCTGCTAAGGTCGTTGCGTCCTTGGACTCAGACAAGGTCATATTCATCCCGGATGAATACCTAGCCCGAAATGTCGCCCGAGAGACTGGCAAAACGATTATCTTCCCCGATACTCATATGGCTTCAGCCACTGGCCAGGAGTCCATAGAAAAAGTCTTCATCGGCTGGCACGGCAAGTGCGAGGTTCACGACCTCTTCACTGTTCAGGATATCGAGTCAGTTCGGAGTCAGTACCCAGATGTGGTAGTTTTAGCACACCCCGAGTGCCCTCCTGAAGTCGCCCAAGCAGCAGACTTTTCCGGTAGTACGTCAGCTATGATTAAGTACGTGAAAGAAGTGAACGCACCACGGTATCTACTTCTTACCGAATGCTCGATGGCCGACAACATCATTGCGGAAACCAATGACAAAGATATTCTAAGACTGTGCAGCCACCGCTGTCCTCATATGGCGCAGATTACTTTGGAAGATACCAAACTAGCCTTAGAGGAACTCCACTACGAAGTCACGGTTCCAGAAGATGTCGCCGCGAAAGCGAAACTGTCTATCGATCGGATGATGGAAATTAACTAA